The Lycorma delicatula isolate Av1 chromosome 8, ASM4794821v1, whole genome shotgun sequence DNA segment ttgcagaggtatgtaacacatattctaaatatgagccaaattggaccataaatacaatttttcaaaatatctcgaccccagcaccacctagtgatccattttttgcaaaaattattattttcacataactaatatatattctgaatatgagccaaatctgaCAATAAATACAATTCGCTGAAATATCTCGACACCAACGCCACCTTGCGGGTCCAAACTATTCAGAAACCTTCGTAGGTGTGTGAataacaactcaccaaagtttcatcgtaattagatgaatggtataggaacgcatatgggacaaacaaacgaacattcatttttatcataattgcaaacccagcaatgcttcactattgctagatttgagtatctATAGATTAAGTgagcacaattgaaagtttgataaaaaaccGAACATTtcggaattcacaaaatttaatctttcactttttccttatttccccttaccattttccctatttcctttctcctttttatttttaaccttttccattttctcatttccccttttttccccgcgcataaatcggtcgaatagttttttagtctatagtgggcACACATATGAACAtagacttttatttatatagaaaaagaaagtttgtttgtatatttattttgtaaatacctCGACACCGGTCCCACCTagtgggtatagtttttgcaaaactaGTTCTTTACACGTAGTGTTTTCTTTGAACATTAGTCATGGTTTTGCCCATAAAATTATGCATGAAGAGCTCAGCTTCTGTAAGTAAAGTCTTTGTGTGATGGGTACCAAGACAACTTATTGCACAACACAAGCTCTAATGTGCTGTTGCAATTTTGAGATACTGGAATACCCGCCCGACAACCCAGATCTTGCTCCCTGACTTTCATCCGTTAGGCCGCTCAAGGATGCTTTTTGAGGTGGTTGACGTTACACAGACTTAGATGTGTATGAATCAGTGTAAAAGTTGCTTTGCGACCAACTGAAGACCTTCTTCTCGGAAGGAATATACAAGCTTGTGGATCGAGAATGAAGTGGATCGCAAAATAGTGGATATAGAAAAATGATACATATTTTGAACCCCtacctttgtgtaaataaattttagaatgaaaaggTAGGTAATTTTTGACTCGCCCTTGTAGTATAATTCATAAAAGCTATTTatatactacaaataatttattcacaataaatgaATACAAAGTTGAAGATAGTGTAGGTATTGTAATAcagctattttttaataattataccaaTACCAATTTTGTCAAtagcaatgaaaaaattattataaaaataagtttctagCATTCAGTGTGCATACCAGGATATGAAATgttttatgcaaaaatatattcCTCCTATTTACGAGACAAcaccttttaaaaatatctattcaaACCTAtccaaacattaaattatattttaaatacagtaagtTATCAATCTGACCTTGAGTAAACAAAAAACTGTCAGAAAACAActctacaaaatacaaaaattaaatttaatattaaaatataaaactgcagATAGTGTCATTTCACtaatagaaaacaatatttaataacctattgtataaatacataataagatAGTAAGCAAATATACAGGACAGAGATGCACTACTGAACATAATATAAACCAAACTGCTAATGTACAGAagtcaatttattataattgaccTTCTCTAATATAGATGTTAAGAGGATGTCACTAAATTAACTTGGGGTTAATGGGTTTAGAACAGTTatgatatttgtattattaactgatgctatttataactgaaaattcaTATACAGTGTTagtgcaaaataaaaaactattttattgaatattatttaacagttgTGAATAAATAAGTAGTCCATAAAAAtactacattcaataaaaaaaatttacctgtgTTACTATCTTGCCAATAATCCTTATGCTTTGAACACCAACAAAagaatatgttcaaaataaaCAATGCCAAACCAAATATTGTACAGAgagatattgtaatataaaatgcaGTAAAATCTCCAAATTCTCTGTGTTTATATAATGGATTTTTCATATATTCAGAGCGGTCATCAGAATACACATTCACagacattcttttttattttcatttacattatctaaaacaaaaacatgcaaataccaaaataaactgttttatattatatataaaattaatgaaaacactaaaaattactttggaattgttttttcattgttttaaaaaaaccccaACTTCCCTGTATGTTTTAGTAAATTCTTCAtgcaatatttaatcaaataataaaaccagTATATGAAGATGAtgctttcatacatatcattattTCAGCTGTTTTCGTTCCACTGCAGGATGAAGGCTTCTTCAGCACATTTTCAACTAATCTTCTTCCAATTTGGTCCAATATGCTCGATATCATCAATCCAACAAGCCTTTAGTCTTTTTCATGGGCATTTTCACATCTAGCAATATACATTCAAGTGCTAATTTAGTTCATCTGCCATCAGTTATTGTCCAAGTTTTGCTTCCATGGGTAAGGACTCACAGaatatattgaacaaaaaactttctttttaagagAAAAGGAGAGTTTGTTCTCCTTTAAATGATGTTAAGTCTCTGAATGCCTGCCATCCTAGCCTAAGTCGTTCAACTTCTTTGAGTATATCACCCTCACTGATATTCATTGGCCAGGATGTATATAATGATGTTACAAAGTTCTTTTCCAgagcaaaaatctttctttttttcagcaAATTTGTGAACATAACCTGGCTCTTTTTAAGGTTCATCCTTAGACCATAGGGTTCACCAGCCACCTGCAGTTCCTGTTGTCTGTAATTCTTTGGTTTCCATG contains these protein-coding regions:
- the wrm1 gene encoding wurmchen 1 transmembrane protein, giving the protein MSVNVYSDDRSEYMKNPLYKHREFGDFTAFYITISLCTIFGLALFILNIFFCWCSKHKDYWQDSNTGNRWILPIWTKTPANQPPLDLTELEDVYSGPRPVYDTHFPEDEHLELTKRESDL